The genomic stretch TAGCGAAAAGCTGGGTACTCGTACAGAAATCAAGAATATGAACTCTATCAGCAACATTATGAAAGCTATGGAGTATGAATATGAAAGACAAGTTGACCTAATTGAAAACGGTGGTAAGGTAGTACAGGAAACATTAAGATATGATGATGCTACTAACACAACATCTTCTATGAGAAGTAAGGAAGATGCTCATGACTACCGTTACTTTAGAGATCCTGACCTTGTTACAATCTGTGTTACAGATGAAGAAGTTGAAGAAATCAAGAGTACACTTCCTGAATTACCAACAGAAAAGTACAAGAGATATGTGAGTGAATATGGTGTTCCTGAAAAGGATGCTCAACTTCTAACTAAATATAGAAATATTTCTGAATATTTTGACAAAGCTATTACTGACCTTAAAAAGCCAAAGACTGCAAGTAACTTTATTATCGGTCAGATGTTCCGTATTCTACAGACAGAAGAGGACAAAGAAGCATTTGATGTTAAGACTACACCTGAACAACTTAACGAACTATGTAAGTTAATTGAGGGTGGTAAGGTACAGAACAACCTTGCTAAGTCAACACTGGATAAGATGCTTGAAAGTGGTAAGCCTTGTACTGAATATATCAGTGAAGAAGATATGGCAGGTCTTGACGATAGCTTTGTTGATGACCTTTGTCGTCAGGCTATTGAGGCAAATCCTAAGGCTGTTGAACAGTATAAACAGGGTAAAGAAAAGGCAATTATGGCTTGTATGGGTTATGTAATGAAGAACAGTAAGGGCAAAGCAAATGCTCAGGATGTTCTTGAAAAGATCAAGTCAATGATTAGCTGATTCTAGGTGATATTAATGAAAAAAATATTGTCACTTTTTGCTTTGGTACTATGTGTAGTAGTTGTATTTTGTGGTTGTGACAGCAAGGACAGTACAAGTTCCGGCAGTAATAACAGTAGTAAGATTGTAACTACAACAACATTGCCTAGCAAAAAATCTTTGTCAGCTGATGAGTTTAAGTCAGCACTTGAAAATGTTTCTTCTCTTAATTTTAAGATGGAAATTGTGACTGATGAGAATAAGCTGAAAATCTTCCCTTATGATGGCTTAAAGTCAGCAGTAAAGGTAAATGTAAACAATAGCGATGTTGCTATTTATTATGTTTTTGATACTGATAAAAATGCCAAAAAGGTTATTGAAGATGCCCGTTCAATGAACTACTCAAAGTTTGACGAAGAAAAAGGTAGTAACTACGATAAATTGTGGCAGAATTCAGCAGTTGTAGAACAAGTGGATAATACTTTACTTACAATTGCAGATACTGACCAAAATGTTACAAGCCAAATTATTAACGCAACTAAATATTGATTTTAAGTTTAAGCCTTCCTATTTAGGAAGGCTTTTTCCTTTACTTATAATATTTTTAATAATTTTTGGAAATTGTGTAACCTTTTTAATACTTAAAAAGTGTTATATATAGAAGAGCATAATGGGTGTTTAATAAAAAAGAAAGGATGATGGAAAGGAAATACTACTACCGTTTTGTAGTGTTGCAAATAGAATACCCTAAAAATATAAATAAGAAAGGAAGATGACTTATGAAAAAAATGATAAGTATTATTTTATCAGTATTGATGATGGTTAGTGCATTTTATGTTGCTACAGTATCGGCAGATACAACCAATGAAAAATCAGGTAATTCACTAAATTGTAAGTGGTCATTTAATGATAAGAATGGTACACTGACAATATCAGGCAATGGTAAAATGGCTGATTATAGTTACGATGTTGATGACCCTGATGGTTATGATGATTATGATGATGTTTTTAAGGTTACACCTAATACACCATGGAAGAATTATGTAACTAAAATCAAGACTGTTGTAGTAGAAAATGGTGTGAAGAATATAGGCAACCTTGCTTTTATGAACTGTACAAACTTAGCTACTGTGAAAATAGCCGGTAGTGTATCATCAGTAGGTTTCCTTTCATTTGCAAATTGCAGAAAGCTAACTAACATTTCATTACCAAAGAATTTAACATCTATTCAAAGTTTTGCTTTTATGAATTGTAAAATACTTTCTAAAGTTACAATTCCTAATAGCAATGTAAAAATGAATATTGACAGTAATGTATTCTTTGGTTGCTCAAGCTTAAAGAGCTTCTATATTCCTAAGCAAGTTTACAGAATCGGTGATGGTGCTTTTAGTTGTCCTAACTTAACTAAGATTACTGTTGACAAGAATAACAAGTACTTTGTTTCTGTTAATGATGTGCTATATAAAGCCGGTAAGAAGTACCTTATTCAATATGCTCCCGGTAAAAAGAATACAAGATTTATAATTCCATCAACAGTAAATAGGATGGATGTTGCATCATTTATGTATTGTAAAAATCTAAAGTCAGTTACATTGTCAAAGTCAATAAAGTGGATTGAACAAAACAATTTTGCTTATTGTACGAACCTTGAAACTATTGTAATTCCAAAAAGTGTTACTGTTGTTTCATCTGAGTCATTCTATAAGTGTAACAAGCTGAGAGTTGTCTTTTATGATGGTTCTAAGAAGCAATGGGCTAAGATAGATAAATCTACTGAAATTAACTTATTAAAGGCTACAGTAGCTTATAACAGTGCAAAATCAGCAGTAGTATTAAATTCTAAGTCACTTACAGTTAAGAAAGGCAAAACTGTTCAGCTTAAGGGTTATGTTTACTATAGAAATGGCAAAGTTAGTAAGAGCGTAAAGTACAAAACTTCTAATTTAAAGATTGCTACAGTTAATAGTAAGGGAAAGGTAATCGGAAAGAAAAAAGGTACTTGCTATGTTACAGTTAGTGCAAAGAGTAATAGCAAGGTCTATACAAAGTGTAAAGTTGTAGTAAAATAAATCCACTTGTAAATTAAAATTATTTATGTTATAACTAAATAGAGGAGAGGCAACCACCTATTTTTAGGTGGTTGCAGTTTATATACAACATTTATAAAGGAGATTGCTATGACAAAATTCGATGATTTTTTAAATGAACAGTTGAATGATGAAGAAGTAAAGAAAGAATACGATGCATTAGATGAAGAATTTAAAAAAGTTCAAGAAGAAATTGATAGTAGAAAACAGTCAAAATCTCATTCTAATAATTAATGAAGAAAATTGTAATTTAAATTTATTAAGTGATGATTTAGATTTAATATAGGTAATATTTTAATTAGATATAGTAGGCTATGCTTTAATTAAATATTGTTAGTAATATTTTAACTACAGTCATCATTATTATCTATTAAAAATTATAAAAGGCAAGGTCTGTCCTTGCCTTTTTTGATGTATGTTGGAGTAGTTGTGTTGCAATTAGAGTTTTTAATTTTGATTGTGCTAAGTTGAAAATACTTTAACAAATTAGGGTTTGTCTTTTTAGTTTGGAATGTGGGTAAAGGTAAATTTGTTTTAAATTTAATTGGGTATAAAGAAAAATTTATAGTGAGAATATGCACATAAAATCATATTAAACTTTGACTCACAGGTGTAGGGTCCAACACTGTTGGACCGAGCAAATCAGCCTCTTTATTGGCATATTGCCCTATGTAGCAAGTGATAATTTTTAGTTTCTACATAGGACTAAGTTACATAAAACATTTTACTATTAAACGGGCGAACAGTGTTCGCCCCTACGACTGTAAGCCAAAATATGATATAAAATATGGTACAGTTTATGCTACAAAATAATGTTGTATTATGAATTGTGCAACCACATAGTTTACACTTTTCATATTTAATTATCCCCACAAACCCAAATTTATACTACTGATTTATCTTAACCCACAATCAAAATTGAAAAGATAAGTTTATTAAATTAACCTTTACCCACAGACAAAATTGAAAAAACCAAATTTGTTGAAGTGATTTATTTTAACCCACAATCAAAATTAAAAATCCAAAATTTGTAGTACTAAAGTATGGATTAGAACAGATAAATAATTAGTCACAAAACAAATAAATAGGGAAGAGAACAAGAAAAGCCACCCATAATGGGTGGCTTAAATCATTAAAAAACTGTTGTAAAAATTCAGATATATAATTGTAAAGAACAAATATATTTATTCTTGCTATGTTTTTACTTCAAAAATCACATCATAAGTAGGAAAAATAAAATTACTTAGATAGTAGTTCCTTAATTCTTCTAACTGCTTCGATAGTGTTTTCTCTATCACCAAATGAAGTTAGACGGAAGTAACCTTCACCGTTCTTACCAAAGCCTTCACCAGGTGTACCAACAACATTAGCATTTTCAAGTAGGTAATCAAAGAATTCCCAGCTACCCATACCGTTAGGACATTTTAGCCAAATGTAAGGTGAGTTTTTACCACCTGTGTAGTAAATGCCTAGTTCGTCCATTGCTGAAGCGATAATCTTTGCATTTTCCTGATAGTAGCTAATGTTTTCCTTAAATTCTTTCTGACCTTCTTCAGAAAGAACTGCAGCAGCTGCACACTGTACAGGCCATGAAACACCATTAAACTTAGTAGCTTCTCTTCTGTACCATAGCTTGTAAATGTTCTTGCCATCTCTTTCAAGTTCCTTAGGAATGATTGTGTAACCACAACGAGTACCTGTGAAACCGGCAGTCTTTGATAGTGAGCAAAGTTCAATAGCACAAGTTCTTGCACCTTCAACTGCAAAGATACTTCTTGGAGAGTCATCTGTGATAAATGCTTCATATGCTGCATCAAAGATAATAATTGCATCATTCTTGTTAGCATAGTCAACCCAAGTCTTTAGCTGGTCATATGAGTAAGCTGAACCTGTTGGGTTGTTAGGAGAGCAAAGGTAGATAATGTCAGCCTTTACATCTTCGTTAGGCATAGCACAGAAACCATTAGATTCGTTAGAATCAGCATAGATAATTTTTCTACCGGCCATAATGTTACTGTCAACATATACAGGGTATACAGGATCTGTTACAAGAACTGTATTGTCCTTATCGAAAATATCACCAATGTTACCTGAGTCAGACTTTGCACCATCTGTAATAAGAATTTCTGATGGGTCAACCTTTACACCAAATGTGTTGTAGTAGTCAGAAACAGCTTTTCTTACAAATTCATAACCTTCATAGTCAGGATAACCCTTGAAAGTTTCCTTGTTGCCTAGGTCGTCAGCACCTTTCTTAAGTGCTTCAACTGCAATCTTAGGTAGTGGTAGTGTAACATCACCGATACCTAGCTTAATAACCTTTTTGTCAGGGTTAGCACTACAATATTCATTAACTCTCTTTGCAATTTCAGCAAAAAGATAGTTAGGAACTAGATTGTCAAAATTTCTATTTACCTTCATTTTCTTCTGCTCCTTGATTAAAATTCATTTCTATGTTTAAGTGTAGTTAGCATATACTAACTACACTTATTTTATCATTTATATATAATTTGTCAAGTTAATTATTCACCAAGAGAAGCCTTGATAAATTCTCTAAATACAGGGTGAGCATTAGTTGGTCTTGACTTAAATTCAGGATGATACTGAACTGCAACAAAGAACTTGTTAGCTGGGATTTCTACAGCTTCTACAAGTAGTCCGTTAGGGGATGTACCTGAGATAACCATACCGGCCTTTTCAAATGCATCTCTAAATTCATTGTTGAATTCATAACGATGACGATGTCTTTCAGCAACTTCAGGCTTACCGTAACACTTGTCAAGCATTGAACCTGGCTTAACCTTACAAGGATAAGCACCAAGACGCATTGTACCACCCTTAGTAACAACACCCATCTGTTCTTCCATAATGTCAATAACCTTGTGTTTGCTTTCAGGAGCAAATTCACCTGAGTTTGCATCTTCAAAGCCAAGTACATTTCTTGCAAATTCCATAACTGCAACTTGCATACCTAGGCAGATACCAAGGTAAGGAATGTTGTTCTTACGAGCATATTCTGCTGCTTTAATCTTACCTTCAACACCACGCTGACCAAAGCCACCCGGTACTAGGATACCGTCAACATCACCTAGTAGGTCATTTACTGTGTATTCTGTAATAAGTTCTGTATCAACCCACTTGATTTCTACAAAAGCCTTGTTTTCATAACCGGCATGACGAAGTGCTTCTGCTACTGATAGAT from Ruminococcus bovis encodes the following:
- the gatB gene encoding Asp-tRNA(Asn)/Glu-tRNA(Gln) amidotransferase subunit GatB, coding for MKYELVAGFETHIELATDTKIFCSCSTAFGGAPNSHCCPVCIGLPGTLPKLNKKVVEYGIKAGLATHGKIANISKMDRKNYCYPDLSKAYQISQLYAPLTIGGYVELSSGKKIRLHHIHIEEDAGKLIHSHGDTYVDYNRGGVPLIEIVSEPDIRYIDEAREYVEKLQQVMRYIGISDCRMQEGSMRCDVNISVRPEGSEKLGTRTEIKNMNSISNIMKAMEYEYERQVDLIENGGKVVQETLRYDDATNTTSSMRSKEDAHDYRYFRDPDLVTICVTDEEVEEIKSTLPELPTEKYKRYVSEYGVPEKDAQLLTKYRNISEYFDKAITDLKKPKTASNFIIGQMFRILQTEEDKEAFDVKTTPEQLNELCKLIEGGKVQNNLAKSTLDKMLESGKPCTEYISEEDMAGLDDSFVDDLCRQAIEANPKAVEQYKQGKEKAIMACMGYVMKNSKGKANAQDVLEKIKSMIS
- a CDS encoding leucine-rich repeat protein, which translates into the protein MKKMISIILSVLMMVSAFYVATVSADTTNEKSGNSLNCKWSFNDKNGTLTISGNGKMADYSYDVDDPDGYDDYDDVFKVTPNTPWKNYVTKIKTVVVENGVKNIGNLAFMNCTNLATVKIAGSVSSVGFLSFANCRKLTNISLPKNLTSIQSFAFMNCKILSKVTIPNSNVKMNIDSNVFFGCSSLKSFYIPKQVYRIGDGAFSCPNLTKITVDKNNKYFVSVNDVLYKAGKKYLIQYAPGKKNTRFIIPSTVNRMDVASFMYCKNLKSVTLSKSIKWIEQNNFAYCTNLETIVIPKSVTVVSSESFYKCNKLRVVFYDGSKKQWAKIDKSTEINLLKATVAYNSAKSAVVLNSKSLTVKKGKTVQLKGYVYYRNGKVSKSVKYKTSNLKIATVNSKGKVIGKKKGTCYVTVSAKSNSKVYTKCKVVVK
- a CDS encoding LL-diaminopimelate aminotransferase gives rise to the protein MKVNRNFDNLVPNYLFAEIAKRVNEYCSANPDKKVIKLGIGDVTLPLPKIAVEALKKGADDLGNKETFKGYPDYEGYEFVRKAVSDYYNTFGVKVDPSEILITDGAKSDSGNIGDIFDKDNTVLVTDPVYPVYVDSNIMAGRKIIYADSNESNGFCAMPNEDVKADIIYLCSPNNPTGSAYSYDQLKTWVDYANKNDAIIIFDAAYEAFITDDSPRSIFAVEGARTCAIELCSLSKTAGFTGTRCGYTIIPKELERDGKNIYKLWYRREATKFNGVSWPVQCAAAAVLSEEGQKEFKENISYYQENAKIIASAMDELGIYYTGGKNSPYIWLKCPNGMGSWEFFDYLLENANVVGTPGEGFGKNGEGYFRLTSFGDRENTIEAVRRIKELLSK